Part of the Nitrospirota bacterium genome, TCCCACATGGTGATGCTCCTTGATGATTTCGAATGACGGCTTGTGACGGATATCGGATATGTAATACGGACTGAATGAGCAACAGTCGTGCCTTCAGCCGATTCGAAAAATCTTCAACAACATCAGTGGTCTGACTCGTCCCAGCGCGAGGTCTGTATGTAGGAACCTGTAGGGGAGGAGAGTCAGTTCGCAGGCAAGAGGCTGGTGTGGAGCAGGCGATAGCGTTTCTTCTTAGGCCAGCTTTGAGGTCACAATGTGTGACCGTAAACCGTTCATTACGTCTTTCACGATCTGTGGGCCTAGTTCCATTGACGCGAGATCTGCTGGCCTGGCCAAACGGAGAAACCATGGAAACCAGCTCTCTATTTCCTCCAGACACTGAAGCGTTTGGGCGACAGCAAGGTTCGTTTGTGCGCCTTCTGCCACAGTGCCCAATAGCCCCCAGTACCTGTCTTTAGTAAGGTGCTCCTCTCGGCTAGCTCTATGTGCATGGCTTTGTTGGTCTTTTCCCATTCTGACCAGGGAGACTTCTCGGTGTAGCTGTCCAGCATAGGTCTTGCTGTATGTCACTGGGCAGAGACTGGTACATGCCGACAGGATTGAGGAGGGCATCACATGGAACAGATATTAGACACAGCCGTCAGTCAGGGTTCTCGCAGTGTCGAATCGAGCAAGGGCTTAGGGTGGGCGGCGATCACCGGGATAGTGGCGCTCCTGACGCTGCCCTGCACTGGTGCGTTGGCTGCTGAGCTGACCCCGACGGAATCGGTGAAGAGCACGATCGCTGAAGTGGTTCGTATCCTCGATAATGCGGAGGTGAAACAGCCAAGCCGCTCCTTGGAACGACGTCACATGATCGAGCAGGTGGTGCGGGATCGTGTGAGTTATGAAGACATGGCGAAACGAGCGCTGGGGGTACCCTGGACAGACTTGACGGATAATGAACGGCGTGAATTCGTCGATCTCTTCGTGCAACTGCTCCGAGACACGTTTGCCGGCAGGATCGATTCGTATGCGGGCGAGCAGGTGGTCTATCTGTCCGAACAGCGCGAGGAGCAGTTCGCCGAAGTGAAGACGCGGTTGGCGGGACACAAGATGGATACGCTCCTCGATTTCCGGTTGGCGAACCGGTTCGGCAATTGGCTCGTCTACGATGTGGTCATCGATGGGGCGAGCATTGTTGGAAATTACCATGCGCAGTTCACCAGCATTATCCGCGACCTCACCTATGCCGGGTTGGTGAAACGGATGAAAGAGAAGACACTCGTCGCCAAAGCGTTTGAAGTGACCGCGGCGCACTAGTCGATAGAGGTCCGATCTGAACCTACGTCTTTCCCCCCATCACTCCTTGCGTGCTTGTACTTCCACAAGGGATGGGGGTTGATTGATCTTTCACTGCGCGCGTCGAACGAGCACATTCTTATCGTGCGCGTTCCGCGAGCACAGAAGATCATCAGCCTCCATCCCATCCCCCCCCCATTTCGTAGGATAGCGGTTCGTTCTGCCATGCTCGTATCCTGTGCCCTATGGCCGACAGGAACCAACCCATGGCATGGCGAACGATTCTCCGAGGAGTCGCCATTGTGTATGGCACCACCTTTGTGGCGGGGCTGGTGTTTGCCTTCAACGGGATCACGCCCCAGACCGATCACATTGGTTTCCCTCTGCTCGCGCTGCTCACAGGGGCGGTTGGTGTGGCGATCGCCCTCAGGGTCGCTGACACGACGAAGCTGTCGTATCTCCTGGCCATTGGAGTCGGTGTCTGGCTGCTCAATTTGACCAGTGTCTTGCTCGACGCACAGTCCTTGAGCAGTTGGGTCAATAGCAGTGGCTTCATCGCGACGACGGTCATCCTCGGCCGACTCTTGCTCGGCGTCAGCCTGGAAACTGTCCCAACTCCCACCCTCTCCTATTCACCCATTAGCCGGAAGAGCGACTCAGACTTGCGGAAGCGCCGGACAAGGTTCTCTCGCTTCTAGCAGGGCGCCTCCTCGCACCTTGAGTTCTAACTCCACGTGCAACATGACACGCCCGGATGGGCTGCGTTGTTGCCACGCGAGCGAGATCCTCTAGATACCAGAGTGCCGAAAGAACGAGAAACCTTTAGTCTGGGGCTGGCCCGCGGCCACTCGTACCGTACCCGACCACTGGGAAGGCGACCTGATCAAGGTGGCCCGTAATGGCTTGGCTCGTCGGCACCCTGGCAGAGCGGACCACCTGCCTGGTCATCCTGGCCAGAATAACCGGAACGGATGCGCGGAGTGCCCGCGCTGCTGCGCCATCAT contains:
- a CDS encoding ABC transporter substrate-binding protein — protein: MEQILDTAVSQGSRSVESSKGLGWAAITGIVALLTLPCTGALAAELTPTESVKSTIAEVVRILDNAEVKQPSRSLERRHMIEQVVRDRVSYEDMAKRALGVPWTDLTDNERREFVDLFVQLLRDTFAGRIDSYAGEQVVYLSEQREEQFAEVKTRLAGHKMDTLLDFRLANRFGNWLVYDVVIDGASIVGNYHAQFTSIIRDLTYAGLVKRMKEKTLVAKAFEVTAAH